One window of the Eucalyptus grandis isolate ANBG69807.140 chromosome 8, ASM1654582v1, whole genome shotgun sequence genome contains the following:
- the LOC104416029 gene encoding TMV resistance protein N-like: MANSKTRTSTNNPLGGEYQVFLSFRGPDTRRGITNSLYHALVDAGIHVFMDDEELRPGERISGNLLLAIDDSKLYIPIFSQTYASSHWCLRELAKMVENSSKSKEEGNEKVILPIFYDVKPADVKLKTPLYRDAILNLEQRMEDQKKKFSSKDIETWRQALNEVDDTKGWQLKKYPG, translated from the coding sequence ATGGCAAACTCAAAGACAAGAACGAGCACCAACAACCCATTAGGAGGCGAGTATCAGGTGTTTCTGAGTTTCCGAGGGCCTGACACTCGTCGGGGAATCACCAATAGCCTTTACCACGCCTTGGTAGATGCTGGGATTCACgttttcatggatgatgaagagcttcgACCAGGAGAAAGAATTAGTGGCAACCTTCTGCTAGCGATCGACGACTCTAAGCTttacatacccatcttctcccAAACCTATGCTTCGAGTCATTGGTGTCTTCGCGAGCTTGCAAAGATGGTGGAGAATTCCTCTAAATCTAAAGAAGAGGGGAATGAGAAGGTGATATTGCCCATCTTTTATGACGTGAAACCTGCTGATGTGAAACTGAAAACCCCGTTGTACCGTGATGCCATACTAAATTTGGAGCAAAGGATGGAGGATCAAAAGAAGAAGTTCAGCTCTAAGGATATAGAGACATGGCGCCAGGCTCTCAATGAAGTTGATGACACCAAGGGGTGGCAGCTGAAGAAATATCCAGGGTAA